The following are encoded in a window of Vigna unguiculata cultivar IT97K-499-35 chromosome 8, ASM411807v1, whole genome shotgun sequence genomic DNA:
- the LOC114193287 gene encoding uncharacterized protein LOC114193287 has protein sequence MKIFDNDVIDASGSAGAFRCTRSQAAPDWSVIESLILVNEVAAVEADCSVALSSYQQWNIIAQNCASLDVQRNLAQCRRKWHALLSDYDRFKGTAAAGGKLPPNFDYELFEAVQRVVRAREERGMADPESDTEAGNDARDATVEIGSKRKGQRSKFRHRVQKPKLEQRHEDSHEEEHEDDYSEDEYLKDFLESRPKLKCTREKPPKHLAISPKSLPKVELHENHSESPKPISVEKIAVSREENQETLTLKLQDLAVEIEAIATKSATDYKGGDSKNVEDSCTDFTRGQGDKLITSLGDFSNTLKQLCDILQECK, from the exons ATGAAAATTTTTGACAATGACGTCATTGACGCTTCGGGTTCGGCTGGTGCGTTTCGGTGCACGCGCTCCCAAGCTGCTCCAGATTGGAGCGTCATCGAGTCGCTCATTCTGGTGAATGAGGTCGCGGCTGTGGAAGCTGACTGCTCCGTTGCGCTCTCCTCCTACCAGCAGTGGAACATCATCGCCCAGAACTGTGCATCTTTGGATGTGCAGCGCAACCTTGCACAGTGCCGCCGCAAGTGGCATGCGTTGCTCTCTGATTACGACCGCTTCAAGGGAACCGCCGCAGCTGGAGGCAAGTTGCCACCAAATTTCGATTACGAATTGTTTGAGGCCGTCCAACGCGTTGTGAGGGCGCGTGAGGAGCGGGGCATGGCTGATCCTGAGAGCGATACTGAAGCAGGGAACGATGCGCGTGACGCCACCGTGGAAATCG GGTCCAAAAGAAAAGGGCAACGAAGTAAGTTCAGACACCGCGTTCAAAAGCCCAAACTTGAACAAAGGCACGAGGACAGCCATGAAGAAGAGCACGAGGATGACTATTCAGAAGACGAATATTTGAAAGACTTCCTAGAATCAAGACCTAAGTTGAAATGTACTAGAGAAAAGCCTCCAAAGCATTTAGCAATATCACCAAAGAGCCTTCCCAAAGTAGAGCTTCATGAAAACCATTCTGAAAGTCCAAAGCCAATCAGTGTAGAAAAGATAGCAGTTAGCAGGGAAGAAAATCAGGAAACATTGACTCTGAAATTGCAAGACTTGGCAGTGGAGATTGAAGCAATTGCTACTAAATCAGCAACAGACTATAAGGGAGGTGACTCTAAGAATGTAGAGGATTCCTGCACTGACTTCACAAGAGGCCAAGGGGACAAACTCATAACAAGCCTTGGAGATTTCTCCAACACCCTCAAGCAACTATGTGATATTCTCCAAGAGTGTAAATGA